In the genome of Paenarthrobacter ilicis, the window GCTCCAGGTTCTCTACCATCCACCTCAGCAATTCCTCCATCGGGGCGGAACCACAGGTTGGCATGGGCCGGTCAATGAACTGGGCCTGTCCGCCATCGCGGTGTGGTGGAACCACCATGTCCCGGGCGATCGCCGCCGCCACATTGGCCCCCAACTCCACCCGCACCAGATGCAGGCACGCATCGATTCCTGCCGCGGTGCCCGCGCTGGTAATGATATTTCCGTCCTGCACATAAAGGACGTTTTCGTTGACGGTGATGGCAGGGTACCGGCTGGCCAGATCCTGCGAGTAATGCCAGTGGGTGGTGCAGCGGCGCCCATCCAGCACACCGGCCCGGGCCAAGGCGTAGGCACCTGAACAGATGGACATCACCCACGCCCCGCGTTGTTGGGCAGCCCGCAATGCTTCCAACACGGGCTCTGGCAGTGATTGGTCCCTGCCAAACGGAGTCATGATCACCAGGTCAGCATCCGCGGCCGCTTCCAGCCCCCGGCTGAC includes:
- a CDS encoding helix-turn-helix domain-containing protein, with amino-acid sequence MLTSVAVIVVPGFSIFEFGTAFEVFGIDRSERNSGVPAFDFRVCAPEPGDIPMKSGLSMHVSRGLEAAADADLVIMTPFGRDQSLPEPVLEALRAAQQRGAWVMSICSGAYALARAGVLDGRRCTTHWHYSQDLASRYPAITVNENVLYVQDGNIITSAGTAAGIDACLHLVRVELGANVAAAIARDMVVPPHRDGGQAQFIDRPMPTCGSAPMEELLRWMVENLEHEHSVNELAARLHMSARTFARRFRAETGATPAAWLNSQRVIRAQELLETTELNIDEVAREAGFGHSVLLRHHFSKVLDTSPQSYRRSFRGQLVDAG